The Arachis hypogaea cultivar Tifrunner chromosome 19, arahy.Tifrunner.gnm2.J5K5, whole genome shotgun sequence genome has a window encoding:
- the LOC112775371 gene encoding probable pyruvate, phosphate dikinase regulatory protein, chloroplastic, translated as MSVWQLCTNIHGVAPIRACNQTEPKAPARTRPRVSPQLNRWSRARSIRSGRKLDRPVPRTQTLESTPATSPPPPSHPFSPPLDSDYADTLDGGAESTASKTIYIVSDGTGWTAEHCVNAALGQFYYCLVDHGCPVNTHLFSGIDDAEKLLEIVKQAAKEGALLVYTLADPSMASSANQACNLWGVPSTDVLGPITDAISSHLGVSPSGLPRGASGRSFPLSDDYFRRIEAVEFTIKQDDGASPGNLDKADIVLTGVSRTGKTPLSIYLAQKGYKVANVPIVMGVQIPRTLFQVDQKKVFGLTINPVVLQSIRKARAKTMGLTPESRTNYFDMDYVRGELEFAGKLFAQNPSWPVIDVTEKAIEETAAVVLRLFHDRKHKCTMPRISKRY; from the exons CAAACCGAACCCAAAGCGCCTGCTCGTACCAGACCCAGGGTTAGCCCTCAGCTAAACCGCTGGTCCAGGGCCCGCTCCATACGTTCTGGTCGAAAGTTGGACCGCCCGGTTCCCCGAACCCAGACTCTGGAATCCACTCCTGCTACATCGCCACCACCTCCGTCGCATCCGTTTTCTCCCCCTCTCGACTCAGACTACGCCGACACTCTCGATGGCGGCGCAGAAAGCACGGCCTCTAAGACCATCTACATCGTATCCGACGGCACCGGCTGGACCGCCGAGCACTGCGTTAACGCCGCTTTGGGGCAGTTCTATTACTGCTTGGTCGACCATGGCTGCCCCGTCAACACCCACTTGTTTTCTGGG ATTGATGATGCTGAGAAGTTGTTAGAGATAGTAAAGCAAGCAGCAAAGGAGGGTGCTTTGCTTGTGTACACTTTGGCTGACCCATCCATGGCTTCATCTGCTAATCAAGCTTGCAACTTGTGGGGTGTGCCTTCCACTGATGTCTTGGGTCCCATCACTGACGCCATTTCTTCTCATTTGGGTGTCTCTCCTTCCGGCCTCCCTCGCGGCGCCTCCGGTAGGAGCTTCCCACTCTCCGACGACTACTTTCGCAGGATTGAAGCTGTAGAATTCACCATCAAGCAGGATGATGGGGCTTCCCCGGGGAATTTGGACAAGGCTGACATTGTCCTCACCGGAGTTTCGCGAACCGGGAAGACGCCCTTGTCCATTTATCTGGCTCAGAAGGGGTACAAGGTGGCTAATGTGCCAATAGTGATGGGTGTTCAAATTCCAAGGACTCTATTTCAGGTGGATCAGAAGAAGGTTTTTGGCTTGACTATAAATCCAGTTGTCTTGCAGAGTATTAGAAAAGCAAGGGCTAAAACTATGGGGCTCACTCCAGAATCAAGGACTAATTACTTTGATATGGATTATGTTAGAGGGGAGCTTGAATTTGCAGGAAAGCTCTTTGCTCAGAATCCTTCTTGGCCAGTTATTG ATGTGACTGAAAAAGCAATCGAAGAAACTGCGGCTGTTGTACTGAGGCTTTTCCATGACAGGAAGCATAAGTGTACAATGCCTAGGATCTCAAAACgctattag